The following are encoded in a window of Sphingobium sp. AP49 genomic DNA:
- a CDS encoding sulfotransferase yields MTTDTIGLDADALVAAAREQTGLTDLGDDAILEGLDVLVDAINREANLTEAAQGRWAQQLTATLANRLQVEDWLARHPDLLDAPIEKPMFVFGLPRTGTTLTINLLNADPARRSFLRWEAFNSAPPAAAGTLSSDPRYVAEQARLDMSLKYAPHISAIHHEDADSPTECQFAMAPSFCAQYYDSVLHVPSYQKWLFATSYLPAFRYHKRLLQLLQAENGGRWTLKNPWHPLFLEDLTTVYPDAQLVMTHRDPADVVGSACSLVYQVRKMFSADVDPVEVGRSQLRTFDLMIERMIAYRDKHGQDAIHDIQYDDQLRDPIGEMRKLYARFDEPFTAEAEAGMSAMLAANPQGKHGKHSYDLADYGLDRAQIHAHFKDYTDRFSIPTKA; encoded by the coding sequence ATGACCACCGACACCATCGGCCTCGACGCCGACGCCCTGGTCGCCGCCGCGCGCGAACAGACCGGCCTCACCGACCTGGGCGACGACGCCATCCTCGAAGGTCTGGACGTGCTGGTCGACGCGATCAACCGCGAGGCCAACCTCACCGAGGCGGCGCAGGGCCGCTGGGCACAGCAGCTGACCGCGACGCTCGCCAACCGCTTGCAGGTCGAGGACTGGCTCGCCCGCCATCCCGACCTGCTCGACGCCCCGATCGAGAAACCGATGTTCGTCTTCGGCCTGCCGCGCACCGGCACGACCCTGACGATCAACCTCTTGAACGCCGATCCCGCTCGCCGATCCTTCCTGCGCTGGGAGGCGTTCAATTCGGCGCCACCCGCTGCGGCCGGCACGCTCAGCAGCGACCCGCGCTATGTCGCGGAACAGGCGCGGCTCGACATGTCGCTCAAATATGCGCCGCATATCTCGGCGATCCATCATGAGGATGCCGACAGCCCGACCGAGTGCCAGTTCGCGATGGCGCCGTCCTTCTGCGCCCAATATTATGACTCGGTGCTGCATGTGCCGAGCTACCAGAAATGGCTGTTCGCCACGAGCTACCTGCCCGCCTTCCGCTATCACAAGCGGCTGCTGCAATTGCTGCAGGCGGAAAATGGTGGCCGCTGGACGCTGAAAAATCCCTGGCACCCGCTGTTCCTGGAAGACCTCACCACCGTCTATCCCGACGCCCAGCTGGTCATGACCCATCGCGATCCGGCCGATGTCGTCGGCTCGGCCTGCAGCCTCGTCTATCAGGTGCGCAAGATGTTCAGCGCCGATGTCGACCCGGTCGAGGTCGGCCGCTCGCAGCTGCGCACCTTCGACCTGATGATCGAAAGGATGATCGCCTATCGCGACAAGCATGGCCAGGATGCGATCCACGACATCCAGTATGACGACCAGCTGCGCGACCCGATCGGCGAGATGCGCAAACTCTATGCTCGCTTCGACGAGCCGTTCACGGCAGAAGCGGAGGCCGGGATGAGCGCGATGCTGGCCGCCAATCCGCAGGGCAAGCATGGCAAGCACAGCTATGACCTGGCCGATTATGGCCTGGATCGCGCGCAGATCCACGCCCATTTCAAGGACTATACCGACCGCTTCTCGATCCCGACCAAGGCCTGA
- a CDS encoding nuclear transport factor 2 family protein, which translates to MTQAHHDLARRFFAALSAAALPDELLTDDMTAWTTTSGVDAPAAAYQRGVAMLGSLFQGGLTFTVDSLTAQEDRVAAEVRSAGTLVNGEPFANRYIFLLRIRDGRIASVAEHFNPAPVEAQIKPLIQAMMAAKPG; encoded by the coding sequence ATGACGCAGGCGCATCACGACCTCGCCCGCCGCTTCTTCGCCGCCCTGTCGGCGGCGGCACTGCCGGACGAATTGCTGACCGACGACATGACCGCCTGGACGACGACGTCGGGCGTCGATGCGCCCGCCGCCGCCTATCAGCGCGGCGTGGCGATGCTGGGGTCGCTGTTCCAGGGCGGGCTGACCTTCACCGTCGATTCGCTGACGGCGCAAGAGGATCGGGTCGCGGCCGAGGTGCGGTCGGCAGGCACGCTGGTGAATGGCGAGCCCTTCGCCAATCGCTATATCTTCCTGCTGCGCATCCGCGACGGCCGGATCGCGTCGGTCGCCGAGCATTTCAACCCGGCGCCGGTGGAAGCCCAGATCAAGCCGCTGATCCAGGCGATGATGGCGGCCAAGCCGGGCTGA
- a CDS encoding SDR family NAD(P)-dependent oxidoreductase, giving the protein MLRFDDRVALITGAGRGLGRAYALLLAARGAKVVVNDPGVSMQGEGTDAGPAQSVVDEIRAAGGQAIASTDSVATPQGGQAMIDLARDHFGGIDILIHNAGIVRRGGLAELSYADFETVLDVHLRGAFHVVRAAFPHMCAANYGRIVLTGSINGLYGNAGVVNYSVAKAGMIGLSNVAAIEGAAHGVKSNIILPGAVTRMAEGLDTSAYPPMDPELVAPVVGYLAHQDCAVSGEMLIAMAGRVARAYTMETVGVFQPDWTIEQIADRLEGIRDPQDALLFPPVPTGHLDHLRYSFAMASQGAKQG; this is encoded by the coding sequence ATGCTGCGATTTGACGACCGCGTCGCCCTGATCACCGGCGCCGGGCGTGGCCTCGGGCGGGCCTATGCGCTGCTGCTGGCGGCGCGCGGCGCGAAAGTGGTGGTCAATGATCCGGGCGTCAGCATGCAGGGCGAGGGCACCGATGCCGGTCCGGCCCAATCGGTGGTGGACGAAATCCGCGCTGCCGGCGGCCAGGCGATCGCCTCGACCGACAGCGTCGCCACGCCACAGGGCGGGCAGGCGATGATCGACCTCGCCCGCGACCATTTCGGCGGCATCGACATCCTTATCCACAATGCCGGCATCGTCCGACGCGGCGGGCTGGCGGAGCTCAGCTATGCCGATTTCGAGACGGTGCTCGACGTTCATCTGCGCGGTGCCTTCCATGTCGTGCGCGCCGCTTTCCCGCATATGTGCGCGGCGAACTATGGCCGCATCGTCCTCACCGGATCGATCAACGGGCTTTATGGCAATGCCGGCGTGGTCAATTACAGCGTCGCCAAGGCGGGGATGATCGGCCTGTCCAACGTCGCCGCGATCGAGGGGGCGGCCCATGGCGTGAAGAGCAACATCATCCTGCCCGGCGCCGTCACCCGCATGGCCGAAGGGCTCGACACCAGCGCCTATCCGCCGATGGACCCGGAACTGGTCGCGCCGGTCGTGGGCTATCTGGCGCATCAGGATTGCGCGGTCAGTGGCGAGATGCTGATCGCCATGGCCGGGCGTGTCGCGCGCGCCTACACGATGGAAACGGTCGGCGTGTTCCAGCCCGACTGGACGATCGAACAGATTGCCGATCGGCTGGAGGGAATACGCGACCCGCAGGACGCGTTGCTCTTCCCGCCGGTGCCGACCGGCCATCTCGACCATCTGCGTTACAGTTTCGCGATGGCCAGCCAGGGCGCGAAACAGGGCTGA
- a CDS encoding CoA transferase, with amino-acid sequence MMDSHDKSEWAGPLAGVRVLDFTRVLAGPSAALALADLGAEVIKVEPPGSGDDTRSFPPLRAGESHYFLSVNRGKKSIVLDLKAPEGLAIARDLAVKSDIVIENYRPGVMDRLGLGYEALSAINPGLIYCAISGFGMTGPLKDRPSFDIVLQAMSGALSVNGEPGGLPTKLGIPLGDLVGGINGPIAILAALHERHATGRGRLIDISLMDGMIGLLGYLAQLSFFTGQDPVPQGSQHPNLVPYGVFPASDGSIVIACLTNHFWGKICAALGLDGLADDPRYDMLDKRRERRAEVNGLLSAVTQTRTVADLADLFAAHQVPHAPILTISEALAQPQTLVRNMVVETEHKTLGVIPIVNRPFRFPGAEQPVPSAPPVLGEHSDMVLAELLGMDAATIARLRDAGIVA; translated from the coding sequence ATGATGGACAGCCACGACAAGAGTGAGTGGGCGGGGCCGCTGGCCGGGGTGCGGGTGCTGGATTTCACCCGTGTGCTGGCTGGCCCTTCGGCTGCACTGGCGCTCGCGGATCTGGGCGCGGAAGTCATCAAGGTGGAGCCACCCGGTAGCGGCGACGATACCCGCAGCTTTCCGCCGCTGCGCGCGGGCGAGAGCCATTATTTCCTCAGCGTCAATCGCGGCAAGAAGAGCATCGTGCTCGACCTCAAGGCCCCCGAAGGGCTGGCGATCGCGCGCGACCTGGCGGTGAAATCCGACATCGTCATCGAAAATTACCGGCCCGGCGTCATGGACCGGCTGGGCCTTGGCTATGAGGCGTTGTCCGCGATCAACCCGGGCCTTATCTATTGCGCTATTTCCGGTTTCGGCATGACCGGGCCGCTCAAGGACCGGCCCTCCTTCGACATCGTGCTACAGGCCATGTCCGGCGCGCTCAGCGTCAATGGCGAGCCGGGCGGGTTGCCGACCAAGCTCGGCATTCCGCTCGGCGATCTGGTCGGCGGCATCAACGGGCCGATCGCGATCCTCGCCGCCCTGCATGAGCGCCATGCCACCGGGCGCGGCCGGCTGATCGATATCAGCCTGATGGACGGGATGATCGGCCTGCTCGGCTATCTGGCACAATTGAGCTTCTTCACCGGGCAGGATCCGGTGCCTCAGGGATCGCAGCATCCCAATCTGGTCCCCTATGGCGTTTTTCCGGCGAGCGACGGGTCGATCGTCATCGCCTGCCTCACCAATCATTTCTGGGGCAAGATTTGCGCGGCGCTGGGCCTCGACGGGCTGGCCGACGATCCGCGATACGACATGCTCGACAAGAGGCGCGAACGGCGGGCCGAGGTGAATGGGCTGCTGTCGGCGGTGACGCAAACCCGCACCGTGGCCGACCTCGCCGACCTGTTCGCCGCGCATCAGGTGCCCCATGCGCCGATCCTGACCATCAGCGAGGCGCTGGCCCAGCCGCAGACGCTGGTCCGTAACATGGTGGTCGAGACCGAGCATAAGACCCTGGGCGTGATCCCGATCGTCAACCGGCCCTTCCGCTTTCCCGGCGCCGAGCAGCCGGTGCCGAGCGCGCCGCCGGTGCTGGGCGAGCATAGCGATATGGTGCTGGCGGAGTTGCTGGGGATGGACGCCGCGACCATCGCCCGGTTGCGCGATGCCGGGATCGTCGCCTGA
- a CDS encoding MaoC family dehydratase N-terminal domain-containing protein, whose amino-acid sequence MATLADAPVNKFPKITEEGLDDLRKRIGVKIENTVEPWNYEATRDAIRHYAHGIGDDNPLWCDPAYAEKTKHGSLVALPSFLFTTSRIISGYCGGLSGVHAMWAGADWTWHKPVLRNDTIRTEAYLKDLIEHQTKFAGRSFQQIYHVDFFNQSGDKVAEGDSWVFRTDRDEARERGTKYTEARGRVEPFTDEQLAEMYKLYEKEEIRGATPRYWEDVQVGDELPRMMKGPMTVTGFICYAQGWGGLYIRANKLAWKMQQKHPGTGIKNRFNVPDCPERVHWDEAFALEVGAPGAYDYGPERCSWLTHQVTNWIGDDGFLHKSKCQIRRHNPDGDVIFIDGSVIRKFEENGKKYVEIQQRAETHRGEISAFGTSIAELPSRPA is encoded by the coding sequence ATGGCAACATTGGCCGACGCGCCCGTGAACAAATTCCCCAAGATCACCGAGGAGGGGCTGGACGACCTGCGCAAGCGCATCGGCGTCAAGATCGAGAATACCGTCGAACCGTGGAATTACGAAGCCACCCGTGACGCGATCCGCCATTATGCGCACGGCATCGGCGACGATAATCCGCTGTGGTGCGACCCGGCCTATGCCGAGAAGACCAAGCATGGTTCGCTGGTTGCGCTGCCCAGCTTCCTGTTCACCACCAGCCGCATCATCTCGGGCTATTGCGGTGGCCTGTCGGGCGTCCATGCGATGTGGGCCGGCGCCGACTGGACCTGGCACAAGCCGGTGCTGCGCAACGACACGATCCGCACCGAGGCCTATTTGAAGGATCTGATCGAGCATCAGACCAAGTTTGCCGGCCGCAGCTTCCAGCAGATCTACCATGTCGATTTCTTCAACCAGTCGGGCGACAAGGTGGCCGAAGGCGACAGCTGGGTATTCCGCACCGATCGCGACGAAGCGCGCGAGCGTGGCACCAAGTACACCGAAGCCCGTGGCCGCGTGGAGCCCTTCACCGACGAACAGCTGGCCGAGATGTACAAGCTGTACGAGAAGGAAGAGATTCGCGGCGCCACGCCCCGTTACTGGGAAGATGTGCAGGTCGGCGACGAACTGCCGCGCATGATGAAGGGGCCGATGACGGTCACCGGCTTCATCTGCTACGCGCAGGGCTGGGGCGGCCTCTATATCCGCGCCAACAAGCTCGCCTGGAAGATGCAGCAGAAGCACCCCGGCACCGGCATCAAGAACCGCTTCAACGTGCCGGACTGCCCGGAACGCGTCCATTGGGATGAGGCGTTCGCGCTCGAAGTCGGCGCGCCGGGTGCCTATGACTATGGTCCGGAACGCTGCAGCTGGCTGACCCATCAGGTCACCAACTGGATCGGCGACGATGGCTTCCTGCACAAGAGCAAGTGCCAGATCCGCCGCCACAATCCCGATGGCGACGTGATCTTCATCGACGGCAGCGTGATCCGCAAGTTCGAGGAGAACGGCAAGAAATATGTCGAGATCCAGCAGCGTGCGGAAACCCATCGCGGCGAAATCTCGGCCTTTGGCACCTCGATCGCCGAACTGCCCAGCCGCCCGGCCTGA
- a CDS encoding AMP-binding protein codes for MAKLTDYRSYADAQAHATSAALWDLFDGDRDELNIAHECVTRHADGSGRAAVRIAHADGRDEILSFDAIAAGAARFAHWLDAEGIQPGERIAFMLEPSLPFYVCLFGAMQTGAISVPLFTLFGPDALRLRVDDCKPIILITNAEKAELARSMDGPRVIVADDALLADLARFPATYSPKTKANDLAVFQYTSGTTRELPEAVKHSHRALVTLMFAALYGTGIRPGDEFFCPSSPAWGHGLWHGTLAPLGLGVTTGTFAGRFDPVRLMQALDAYGITNMSAAATHYRMMKNSGQAADFAFHFDKLSYTGEPIDPATLDFIDAHFKVPACSMYGTTEIGVVLVNYPGAQDFMVKPGSLGKAVPGQRLEVQRPDGSACDPGEIGELMLWRRDRWETTKDRAKIDADGYFYHCGRADDVIISAGWTMSAVEIENTLLKHAAVLECAVIGVPDDKRGQVVKAFIIINRDGSDALVRELQDFTREKLAQHEFPRIVEFVTDLPKTPAGKVHRKILRDREAAKAVELAN; via the coding sequence ATGGCGAAGCTAACCGACTATCGCAGCTATGCCGATGCACAGGCACATGCGACCTCAGCGGCGCTGTGGGATTTGTTCGACGGTGATCGCGACGAACTGAACATCGCCCATGAATGCGTCACCCGTCATGCCGACGGATCGGGCCGCGCCGCCGTGCGCATCGCCCATGCCGATGGCCGGGACGAGATCCTCAGCTTCGATGCGATCGCGGCGGGGGCTGCGCGCTTCGCCCATTGGCTCGACGCCGAGGGCATTCAGCCGGGCGAACGCATCGCCTTCATGCTGGAGCCTTCGCTGCCCTTCTATGTCTGCCTGTTCGGGGCGATGCAGACCGGCGCGATCTCGGTGCCGCTTTTCACCCTGTTCGGCCCGGACGCGCTGCGGTTGCGGGTCGACGACTGCAAGCCGATCATCCTGATCACCAATGCGGAAAAGGCGGAGCTGGCGCGCAGCATGGATGGGCCGCGCGTGATCGTCGCCGACGATGCGCTGCTGGCCGACCTAGCCCGTTTCCCGGCGACCTACAGCCCGAAGACCAAGGCCAATGACCTGGCCGTCTTCCAATATACGTCGGGCACGACGCGCGAACTGCCCGAGGCGGTGAAGCACAGCCATCGCGCGCTGGTGACCTTGATGTTCGCCGCCCTCTACGGCACCGGCATCCGGCCGGGCGACGAGTTTTTCTGCCCCTCCTCGCCGGCCTGGGGCCATGGCTTGTGGCATGGCACGCTGGCGCCGCTGGGGCTGGGCGTGACGACGGGCACCTTTGCCGGCCGGTTCGATCCTGTACGGCTGATGCAGGCGCTGGACGCATACGGCATCACCAACATGTCGGCCGCCGCGACCCATTATCGGATGATGAAGAATAGCGGCCAGGCCGCCGACTTCGCCTTCCATTTTGATAAGCTCAGCTACACCGGCGAGCCGATCGACCCGGCGACGCTGGACTTCATCGACGCCCATTTCAAGGTGCCGGCCTGTTCCATGTACGGCACGACCGAGATCGGCGTGGTGCTGGTCAACTATCCCGGCGCGCAGGATTTCATGGTGAAGCCGGGTTCGCTGGGCAAGGCGGTGCCGGGCCAGAGACTGGAAGTGCAGCGCCCCGACGGCAGCGCCTGCGATCCCGGCGAGATTGGCGAACTGATGCTGTGGCGCCGCGACCGGTGGGAAACGACCAAGGACCGGGCGAAGATCGACGCCGACGGCTATTTCTACCATTGCGGCCGCGCCGACGACGTCATCATCTCGGCAGGCTGGACGATGAGCGCGGTCGAGATCGAGAATACGCTGCTCAAGCATGCGGCGGTGCTGGAATGCGCGGTGATCGGCGTGCCCGACGACAAGCGCGGCCAGGTGGTGAAGGCCTTCATTATCATCAATCGGGACGGCAGCGATGCGCTGGTCCGCGAATTGCAGGACTTCACCCGCGAGAAGCTGGCCCAGCATGAGTTCCCGCGCATCGTCGAATTCGTGACCGACCTGCCCAAGACGCCGGCCGGCAAGGTTCACCGCAAGATTCTGAGAGACCGTGAGGCCGCCAAGGCGGTCGAACTCGCCAACTGA
- a CDS encoding IclR family transcriptional regulator, with the protein MTDSRTTPRPPSTVRKVAKAVQESKAPAIARAAAILRLLGKSDRPLGVQAIAKELGLVPSTCLYVLRALVEEELVAFDPDTKRYALQAGVLTLARNWLRRDAFNDLAQPVLDRLAHRFGLTMLGVQAVGLDHMIVVAMAQSGSGFQLSAQVGSRFPALISATGRCIAAFGDYGEKELKARFDTLRWDDPPPFADWMEQLRQTRAQGFAVDEGQYIAGVTVVSAPVWKGAGRPVHALVAIGIGAALQREGLGALQLALVEAAGALSHQLSGDRPLPAA; encoded by the coding sequence ATGACCGACAGCCGCACCACGCCCCGCCCGCCCTCCACCGTCCGCAAGGTCGCCAAGGCCGTGCAGGAGAGCAAGGCGCCCGCCATCGCCCGCGCCGCCGCGATCCTGCGCCTGCTGGGCAAGAGCGACCGGCCGCTGGGCGTACAGGCGATCGCCAAGGAATTGGGGCTGGTGCCCAGCACCTGCCTCTATGTGCTGCGCGCGCTGGTGGAGGAGGAACTGGTCGCCTTCGACCCCGACACCAAACGCTATGCGCTGCAGGCCGGCGTGCTGACGCTGGCGCGCAACTGGCTGCGCCGCGACGCCTTCAACGACCTCGCCCAGCCGGTGCTCGACCGGTTGGCGCATCGCTTCGGCCTCACCATGCTGGGGGTGCAGGCGGTCGGCCTCGACCATATGATCGTCGTCGCCATGGCGCAGTCGGGCAGCGGCTTTCAGCTGAGCGCCCAGGTCGGCAGCCGCTTTCCCGCCCTGATCAGTGCCACGGGCCGCTGCATCGCCGCCTTTGGCGATTATGGCGAGAAGGAACTGAAGGCGCGGTTCGACACGTTGCGCTGGGACGATCCGCCGCCCTTCGCCGACTGGATGGAGCAATTGCGCCAGACGCGCGCGCAGGGCTTCGCGGTGGACGAGGGCCAATATATTGCCGGCGTCACCGTCGTCTCCGCGCCGGTGTGGAAGGGCGCGGGCCGCCCGGTCCATGCGCTGGTCGCGATCGGCATCGGCGCCGCTCTGCAACGCGAGGGGCTGGGCGCATTGCAGCTGGCGCTGGTCGAGGCAGCGGGTGCACTCAGCCACCAGCTGAGCGGCGACCGCCCCTTACCGGCGGCGTAG
- a CDS encoding SMP-30/gluconolactonase/LRE family protein yields MAVQSGRYGAASAAIAAEGWSLARLTPPSRLHGANGLATGPDGRLYVAQVGGSQVSAIDVDSGAIETISAMGGAIVAPDDLVFDDAGNLYLTEITEGRVAMRTPSGDVRVVRGDIPVANPITWHQGRLIAGECRIGARIMELDLDGGAPRVILDNVPMANAFQVGPDGKLYFPVMGANEIWRVDLDGGAPEVVAGDLGVPDAVKFDSKGRIVTTQVASGQVLRLDLVSGTREVLADLGPGLDNLSFIGDRIFVSSIPGEITELLGDGKVRSVVPRALQWPLGLAMGADGAMFVADGAFGYTLRPGEGLTLAGMIFYPGCPGYMRGVAAGAQAGEWIISTGLGAVARYRPGQGESDFLATGLDQLMGVAVASGGAVVVAEYGTGRLLSIENGAVSELATGLDKPIGVALAPDGTAYVAEAGAGRVIRVASGRSETIIDGLGRPEGLAITGGQLFVVDTQAKALVATDLSGGARETIASALPVGAPAGVTPKFLGPIGDMAGPMINFADVTAGPDGTLYVSGDAEGSVLALRRR; encoded by the coding sequence ATGGCGGTCCAGTCCGGGCGCTATGGCGCCGCCAGTGCTGCTATCGCTGCCGAGGGCTGGTCCCTCGCGCGGCTGACCCCGCCCAGCCGCCTGCACGGCGCCAATGGCCTGGCCACCGGGCCGGACGGGCGCCTCTATGTGGCGCAGGTCGGCGGCAGCCAGGTCAGCGCGATCGATGTCGACAGCGGCGCGATCGAGACGATCAGCGCGATGGGCGGCGCCATCGTCGCGCCCGACGATCTGGTGTTCGACGATGCCGGCAACCTCTATCTGACCGAGATTACCGAGGGGCGTGTCGCGATGCGCACGCCATCGGGCGATGTGCGGGTGGTGCGCGGCGACATTCCGGTCGCCAACCCGATCACCTGGCATCAGGGCCGGCTGATCGCGGGCGAATGCCGCATCGGCGCGCGGATCATGGAACTGGATCTGGATGGCGGCGCGCCCCGCGTCATCCTCGACAATGTCCCGATGGCTAATGCCTTTCAGGTCGGGCCGGACGGCAAGCTCTATTTCCCGGTGATGGGCGCCAACGAGATTTGGCGGGTCGACCTGGATGGCGGCGCGCCCGAAGTGGTGGCCGGCGATCTGGGCGTGCCCGATGCGGTGAAGTTTGACAGCAAGGGGCGGATCGTCACCACCCAGGTCGCGAGCGGGCAGGTGCTGCGGCTCGACTTGGTGAGCGGCACGCGCGAGGTGCTGGCCGATCTTGGCCCTGGCCTCGACAATCTGAGCTTCATCGGCGACCGCATCTTCGTGTCGAGCATCCCCGGCGAAATCACCGAATTGCTGGGCGATGGCAAGGTGCGATCTGTCGTGCCGCGCGCGTTGCAATGGCCGCTGGGCCTGGCCATGGGCGCGGATGGCGCGATGTTCGTTGCCGACGGCGCCTTTGGCTATACGCTGCGGCCCGGTGAGGGGCTGACCCTGGCCGGCATGATCTTCTATCCCGGCTGTCCCGGTTATATGCGCGGTGTCGCCGCCGGGGCGCAGGCGGGGGAGTGGATCATCAGCACCGGCCTCGGCGCGGTGGCGCGCTATCGGCCGGGGCAGGGGGAAAGCGATTTCCTCGCCACCGGCCTCGACCAGTTGATGGGCGTGGCGGTCGCGTCGGGCGGCGCGGTGGTCGTCGCTGAATATGGCACCGGCCGGCTGCTCTCGATCGAGAATGGCGCGGTCAGCGAACTGGCCACCGGCCTCGACAAGCCGATTGGCGTGGCGCTGGCGCCGGACGGAACAGCCTATGTCGCCGAGGCCGGGGCGGGGCGCGTGATACGGGTCGCTAGCGGCCGCAGCGAGACGATCATCGACGGTCTCGGTCGGCCGGAAGGGCTGGCGATTACCGGCGGGCAATTGTTCGTTGTCGATACGCAGGCCAAGGCACTGGTCGCCACCGACCTGTCGGGCGGCGCGCGCGAGACGATTGCCAGCGCTTTGCCGGTCGGCGCGCCCGCCGGCGTGACGCCCAAGTTTTTGGGGCCGATCGGCGACATGGCCGGGCCGATGATCAATTTCGCCGATGTGACTGCGGGGCCGGACGGCACGCTCTATGTGTCGGGCGACGCCGAAGGGAGCGTGCTGGCGCTACGCCGCCGGTAA